The genome window GTGGTGGCCTGGCCCACGGCCAGGGCGCTGCGGCCGCAACGCATGCCGCGGTAGCAGCCGGCCATGGCCACCAGGACCCCGAAGACCGTGCTGTGAATCAGCCCGATCCAGAAGTTGGCCAGGGGCACGGACTGCCAGGTGTGGGTCAGGTACTGGACGGGATTGATGTTGAGCATGAACACGCCGACGATGAAGCCGCCGATGATGCCCATGAGGTCGGCGTAGATGCACAGAAGCGGCATCATGAGGACCAGGGCGATCAGGCGGGGCAGCACCAGGAACTGGGTGGGCGAGAAGCCGAAGGTGCGCAGGGCGTCGATTTCCTCGTTGACCTGCATGGTGCCGAGTTCGGCGGCGTAGGCCGCGCCGGTGCGGCCGGCCATGATGATGCCGGTCATGATGGCGCCCATCACGCGCACCATGGCGATGCCGACGATGGTGGAGACGTAGATTTGCGCCCCGAACTGGGAGAGCTGGATGGCGCCGACGAAGGCCAGGATGAGCCCGACAAGCAGGCTTATGAGCGAAACGATGGGCAGGGCCTCGACGCTGGCCTGGTAGATGAGGCCGACCAGGCCGGAACGCTGGAACACGGCCTTGCCGCGGGCCAGGGCCAGGCAGGCCAGGGTCACGTCGCCGACGAAATCGAGCAGGTTGAAAAGGCCCTGATGGACGGCCAAGCCGATGTCGCCCAGGCGCTCCAGGAAGGTGGCGCGGCTGGTTTTGCGGGCCGCGCCCTGGCGCTCGGGCACCTTGCGGGCCAGGTCGAGCAGGCTGGCCACGCCGGCGGGCAGCCCCGCGAGGTCCACGGCCACCTGGCGCTGGCCGGCCAGGGCGAGCACGGCCCGGCACTGGGCCAGAAACAGGCTGTCCCAGCCGGTGACCCCCGCCGTGTCGAAGCGCAGGGCCTTGGGCGGCGGCGTGGCGGCAAGCGCGGCCAGCACGGGCGCCGGATCGGGAAAAGGGCGGTCCGTGCGCCACGAACCGGACAGGCGCAGGGTCAGGGTCTCGCCCTCACGGACGATGTCCCGGCGCGGCGCGTCGGCGGGAGCGCTTTCCTTGGGCGAAGATGTCATGGTTTTGGCGTCACCTGATGCGGGCGATGGGTCCCGGCATCCAATCGGCCTCAACAGGCCGTCTGTCAAGCGACAATGCGGTTGCGGGGAAAAAACCGCAACCGCATTGTTGTCCAAGTCGGATCATTTCGGGGATGGGTAGAGGCGCAGGCATTCCTGCTCGCAAAGGCTCGTGCCGCGATCGATCATGTAGCCGCAATCCCGCAGTTGGTAGCCCTGGTAATACAGCTTGTCCGCGACCTGGTTGCAGGCCGTGCGGCAGGCGCCGGACGTGGCGAACTGCTGGGTGATGACGTTTTCATAGAGCTGGCACATTTCCATGTCCGAATCGCAGGGGTCGGGGCCGGGCGGCGTGATGCAGTTGCCGTAGAACATGGAGGGCGAGGCGGGCTTGAGCGGGCCGCAGCCCGTCAGGGCCAGGCCCAGGACGACGATGGCCAAGCCGCACGTGAGCAAAGGCTTCATGGTGTCCTCCGTGGGGATCGGGGTGGGAAGTTCACGGCGTATGGATCGGATAGCACAGCCGGCCCGGGCAAGGCCAGCGTTCATGCGGCCCCTGGCCGCAATTCCGTCTTGTCCGGGGGGTGGGGCTCGGCGGTGGACTCCGCCAGACCGCACGGGGGGCGAAAGAGTGACCTGATATAGATATGTATATTTATTATTGCAAAGATGAAGGGGATGGTCTGGAATGCGCCGAAAGATCGTCGCAGGCGGGGAGGAGTTCGATCGAATCCCGTATGCTTGGATGGGATCGGCAAAAATCCATGTTGAGTTTGTACTCTAATAATTTCTTGTTACGGTTGTATTGTCGAGGTCGATGTCTTTTTATGTTAAAAGCCAGGACCTGGTCTGGCGGTATGATTGTGTGTTGCATGAATTTGTTGTTGCTTATTGTGTGGTTTCTTGATGAAGAAAGATTCTGTTTAGATAGCGCCGAGTATTTTAAACTTGAACGATAAGCTGGGACGGGGTATATGTTTTTCGAATGTATGCGTTGTGTGTTCAGGCGATTTTCTCGGAAGACAGCGGAAGATGGCTATGTAAACGCCAAGAATTGTGCCTGTAGTAAAAGTTTTTTTCGGCATTTAGTGGAGGAGTACTCGTAGTTGAGCTTTATTTCGTGTTAAATTTTCGGGGGAGACGACTGTGATGCGCTTTCGCAGGATGAACATCTTAGAATGTTTCATTATCGTTTTTGTTGTGCTGGCCTTGGGGAGTCCCAGCCCTGGTTGGGCGTCCATGACGCAGGACGAACTGCGTCGGGCGGGGTTGCAAGGCGAGGCCGGTCAGGCGGGAAACGGAACGGCGGCCCCGTCCGCGACCGGGGCGGCAGGCGCGCCAGTCCCGGACTCCGGCTTGAACAAGGCGGCCCTGAAAACGTTTCAAACGCAACTGCGCCTGTTGCAGGAGGAAAAGGACGCCCTGACGCCCGTCCAGAAAAAAATCAACGCGGCCATCGTCCGGACGCTGCATGCGACCGTGTTGAAGGATCGCAAAAAAAGCCTTCCCCAATTGGAGGATGACATCGCCCTGTCCGCCGACAACATGCTTCTGGTGGACATCAAGGCCGATGTCGACGACGGGCTGTTGCGCTTCATCGAGGCCTGCGGCGGGACCGTTGTCAACGCCTATCCCCAGTACCAGGCGATCCGCGCCCGGATACCGATCACGCAGGTCGAAACCATCGCCGCCCAGGCGGGCGTCCGGTTTATCGACAAGGCGCAGGGCTACATCCTGCACAAGCAGAACGCCTCGGAGGGGGATGTCGCCCACAAGGCGCCCACGGTCAGGGGGCTCGGCTACAATGGCAGCGGCGTCAAGGTCGGCGTCCTCTCCGATTCCGTGGATCACCTGGCCGATGTCCAGGCCACGGGCGATCTCCCCTCCAACGTCACCGTGCTGCAGGACGACCCGGGCAACTCCGGCGAGGGCACGGCGATGCTGGAAATCGTCTACGACCTGGCGCCGGGGGCCGCGCTGTATTTCGCCACGGCCGACATGGGCATGGCCGGTTTCGCCAACAATATCATCGCGCTCAAGGATGCCGGCTGCAAGGTCATCGTGGATGACGTCGGCTACTTCGCGGAATCGCCCTTCCAGGACGATGTCATTTCCCAAGCCGTCAATACGGTAACGGATGCCGGCGTTCTCTATTTTTCCTCCGCCGCCAACGACGGCAACCTGCATTCCAGCCATTCCGGCACGTATGAAGGCGATTTCACGGATGACGGCCAAGGGCTCCACCTGTTCTCGCCGACGAGCAATGGGGACAAGATTCTGCAGAATCCTGGCGCCATCACCCTGCAATGGTCCGATCCGTTGGGAGCGTCGAGCAATGACTATGACTTGTATGTCATGGATTCATCCGGCGGCATTATCGCGAAGTCGGATAATGCGCAGACGGGTGATTCCGATCCATACGAGCAGATCAACGTGGGGTATGCCGGCAAGAATTATGTCGGCTACTATGTTGTTGTGGTCAAGTATTCCGGATCGACTCGTTTTCTGCATCTCGGCGCCATACGCGGCGTCCTGAACTATGCCACCGACGGTGCGACCAAGGGCCACAGCACCGCTGACAAGGCTTTTGGCGTCGCGGCGGTCAGCGCTTCCAACAAGACGGCCGCCTTTGCCGGCACCGAGTCCGTGGAAACCTATTCCAGCGACGGGCCCAGGCGGGTTTTCTACAACCCCGACGGGTCGGCCATCACGCCGGGCGACCTGCTGCACACCGGCGGCACGGTGCGCCAGAAGCCGGACATCACCGCGGCCGATTGCGTCAAGACCGCGACGCCCGATTTCAATCCCTTCTGCGGCACCTCGGCCGCGGCGCCCCATGCCGCGGCCATAGCGGCCCAGCTCCTGTCCGCCAAACCGGGCGCCACCATGGCCGATATCCGCTCGGCCCTGACCACCACGGCCCTGCCAACGCCCGCCACCTGGACCGACTATGGCGGGAAAGGCATCATCATGGCCGACGCGGCCCTCAATGCCCTGGGCGTCGGCCAGACCGGCTCCCTGACCGTGACCATCCTGCCCGCCGGGGCGGTCAGCGCCGGCGCCCAGTGGAACGTGGACGGCGGCGCCTGGCGGGCCAGCGGGGCCACGGCCACGGGCCTGTCCGCCGGCAGCCACGTCGTGGCCTTCAAGGAGGTCGCCGGCTGGACCAAGCCGGCCAACCAGACCGTGACGGTTGTGGCCAACCAGACCGCCACGGCCAGCGGCGTCTACGCCGCCGTCGTCCTGAACGGCATCCTGGCCGTGAACATCACCCCGACGGCCGCCGTCGATGCCGGCGCGTCGTTTTGCCTGTCGGTTGGCGGCAACTCGGTCTGCAAATCCAGCGGCACGGTCACCATCGCGGCCGGCACCTACAACGGCTGGTTCACGGACGTGACCGGCTGGACCAAGCCCGGCGACCGGACCGTGACCATCACGGCCGACCAGACGACCACCGTGTCCGGAACCTACAGCCAGGTCGTCACGACCGGGTCGCTCACCGTCAACCTCTTGCCTTCCCAGGCCGTGATCGCCGGAGGGCAGTGGCGCCTGGACGGCGGCGCCTGGCGCGACAGCGGCTTCACGCTGGAGGGCCTGGCCGCCGGGGCGCATACGGTTTCCTTCAAGCCGGTCTCCAGCTGGACGACGCCTGGCGACCAGGCGGTGAACATTGTAGCCAATACCCTGGCCACGGTCACAGGCACCTACGTCGCCCAGGCGGCCGCAAAAGGCGATTACGTCCTCAATGCCCAGGCCCCCTACGCCTGGGAAGACGACAGCGACGCCACGATCCTGTCCCAGGTGGGCGACGACTCGAAGGCCTACCCGATCCAACTGGGCTTCGGGTTCACGCTGTATGGCCAGAAGTATGCTTCCGCGTATGTCAGCACGAAAGGCTTCCTGAGTTTCACGGAACAATCCTCGAACTCCAACAATGTGCAGTTGCCGAACAGCCTGGCGCCCAAGGCGCTCGTCGCGCCCTGGTGGGATGATCTCATCGTCGCCACGGGGGGCGCCGTCTCCTGGAAACGCGTGGGGACTTCGCCGAACGCGAAGCTGATCGTCACCTGGCGGAAAATGCGGCACTTTGGTTCGTCGACGTTTGCCGGCGATGCCGCGTTCCAAATCGTGCTCTATGAAAACAGCGGTGTCATCAAGATGCAGTATCAGAATACGGATATGGCCACCTGGTCCCAGGGCGCCGGCGCCACGGTGGGCATCCAAGACGCCGACGGCACCAGGGGCTTGCAATACGGCTGCAACGCGGCCGTCCTGAACGCCGGCCAAGCCCTGACGTTCACGCCCGGGAACGCTCCGTTGCCGGGCAACGTCTTTCTCCTCCTGCAGGGGGAAGGGACAGGACCCCACCAGTAGGCGGGCGGCAGGCTCATGCGCCGGGGCGTCCCCGACCGGCCGGGGACGCCCCGGACAGGGCCACCGCCCGTGGGCCGGGGGCACGGACCGGGGAAGGGTGGCGGGCCTGTTTCCTAGCGGCCGAGGAGCAGGCGCAGGATGGCCGGCCCGTAGAGGATCTGGACCATGCCCCCGAAACACAAAAACGGGCCGAAGGGGATGGGCATGGACCGGCCCCGGCCCTTGCCCAGGACGTAGAAGGGGCTGGCGAGCAGGGCGGCCAGGCTGCCCAGGAGCACGGCGTAGGGCAGGCCCAGCAGACCGACCGCCCCGCCGATGGACAGCATCAGCTTGACGTCGCCGCCGCCCAGGCCGTCCACGCCCTTGGCCAGGCGGAAGCCGGCGGCCAGAAGCCAGAAGACGCCGAAACCCGCCGCCGCGCCGATGCCGGCCAACATCGGCCCGATGTCCGGCCGCAGGGCCCCGATGGCGCAGCCGAGCACGGCGGCCGGATAGGTCAGGACGTTGGGCAGCAGGTAGACCTTGAAATCGATGGCCGAGGCCACGATAAAAAGCCCGCCCAGGGCGAGGTAGGAAACGAACCACCAGGTCGGGCCGAAGGTCAGCGCGACCAGTGCCGCCCAGGCGGCCGAGGACAGTTCGATGAGCGGATACAGCGGCGAAATGCGTTCCCGGCAGGCGGCGCAGCGGC of Solidesulfovibrio sp. contains these proteins:
- a CDS encoding S8 family serine peptidase, with product MNKAALKTFQTQLRLLQEEKDALTPVQKKINAAIVRTLHATVLKDRKKSLPQLEDDIALSADNMLLVDIKADVDDGLLRFIEACGGTVVNAYPQYQAIRARIPITQVETIAAQAGVRFIDKAQGYILHKQNASEGDVAHKAPTVRGLGYNGSGVKVGVLSDSVDHLADVQATGDLPSNVTVLQDDPGNSGEGTAMLEIVYDLAPGAALYFATADMGMAGFANNIIALKDAGCKVIVDDVGYFAESPFQDDVISQAVNTVTDAGVLYFSSAANDGNLHSSHSGTYEGDFTDDGQGLHLFSPTSNGDKILQNPGAITLQWSDPLGASSNDYDLYVMDSSGGIIAKSDNAQTGDSDPYEQINVGYAGKNYVGYYVVVVKYSGSTRFLHLGAIRGVLNYATDGATKGHSTADKAFGVAAVSASNKTAAFAGTESVETYSSDGPRRVFYNPDGSAITPGDLLHTGGTVRQKPDITAADCVKTATPDFNPFCGTSAAAPHAAAIAAQLLSAKPGATMADIRSALTTTALPTPATWTDYGGKGIIMADAALNALGVGQTGSLTVTILPAGAVSAGAQWNVDGGAWRASGATATGLSAGSHVVAFKEVAGWTKPANQTVTVVANQTATASGVYAAVVLNGILAVNITPTAAVDAGASFCLSVGGNSVCKSSGTVTIAAGTYNGWFTDVTGWTKPGDRTVTITADQTTTVSGTYSQVVTTGSLTVNLLPSQAVIAGGQWRLDGGAWRDSGFTLEGLAAGAHTVSFKPVSSWTTPGDQAVNIVANTLATVTGTYVAQAAAKGDYVLNAQAPYAWEDDSDATILSQVGDDSKAYPIQLGFGFTLYGQKYASAYVSTKGFLSFTEQSSNSNNVQLPNSLAPKALVAPWWDDLIVATGGAVSWKRVGTSPNAKLIVTWRKMRHFGSSTFAGDAAFQIVLYENSGVIKMQYQNTDMATWSQGAGATVGIQDADGTRGLQYGCNAAVLNAGQALTFTPGNAPLPGNVFLLLQGEGTGPHQ
- a CDS encoding ABC transporter permease; translation: MTSSPKESAPADAPRRDIVREGETLTLRLSGSWRTDRPFPDPAPVLAALAATPPPKALRFDTAGVTGWDSLFLAQCRAVLALAGQRQVAVDLAGLPAGVASLLDLARKVPERQGAARKTSRATFLERLGDIGLAVHQGLFNLLDFVGDVTLACLALARGKAVFQRSGLVGLIYQASVEALPIVSLISLLVGLILAFVGAIQLSQFGAQIYVSTIVGIAMVRVMGAIMTGIIMAGRTGAAYAAELGTMQVNEEIDALRTFGFSPTQFLVLPRLIALVLMMPLLCIYADLMGIIGGFIVGVFMLNINPVQYLTHTWQSVPLANFWIGLIHSTVFGVLVAMAGCYRGMRCGRSALAVGQATTSAVVTSILAIIIATAVITVACNIIGV
- a CDS encoding prepilin peptidase; translated protein: MPQNIATLVPYLFPAAAAVLGLVLGSFYSVCATRAIDGTSIVRPPSHCPRCGHALAWWELVPVVSYLLLRGRCAACRERISPLYPLIELSSAAWAALVALTFGPTWWFVSYLALGGLFIVASAIDFKVYLLPNVLTYPAAVLGCAIGALRPDIGPMLAGIGAAAGFGVFWLLAAGFRLAKGVDGLGGGDVKLMLSIGGAVGLLGLPYAVLLGSLAALLASPFYVLGKGRGRSMPIPFGPFLCFGGMVQILYGPAILRLLLGR